One window from the genome of candidate division WOR-3 bacterium encodes:
- a CDS encoding MTH938/NDUFAF3 family protein, with protein MNIEKYSFGRITINGKTYTKDVIIFQNKVLSPWWREEGHSLSLNDLKDVINASPELIIIGTGAYGVLSPKEETIKKLKEMGIETIIARTTEAVKIYNETSPTKKVVACLHLTC; from the coding sequence ATGAATATTGAAAAATATAGCTTTGGCAGAATAACAATAAATGGTAAAACCTACACAAAGGATGTAATTATTTTCCAGAATAAAGTGCTTTCTCCCTGGTGGAGAGAAGAGGGGCATAGTCTTTCTCTAAATGATCTAAAGGATGTTATAAATGCAAGTCCTGAGCTCATCATAATAGGAACAGGAGCTTATGGTGTATTGTCTCCAAAAGAAGAGACAATAAAAAAGCTTAAAGAAATGGGAATAGAAACTATAATAGCAAGAACAACTGAAGCCGTTAAAATCTATAATGAAACTTCTCCCACAAAAAAAGTGGTTGCTTGTCTACATCTAACTTGTTAG
- a CDS encoding trigger factor, producing the protein MQNVNLTFKEERLKEEIDKLIKELKKEISIPGFRKGKAPTELIKVRFKDYLKAEGLQKLIQEEIVGIIEKYEPFIYSPPMIKKVDEDKDGIHLEVSLDVPPELSLDLSEIELKGDDEEIDIKGEIEKLREINSELRPVEREVRKGDIVTINLKLGEEEFSNYTFEVREDDFSKKLLGLKVSDGEKELEVEIPEDFPIKDSKNKKRHVRICICEIKEKVKPELNDDFAKDLGFRSLVELKESLKRNIQEERKRKDKEDEFEEVILDKVLEKVGDFEVSPGLLNLNLSKGLSEEEAKVMAKKLSILDSIALKEKMEITEAELDQWMDRISESDEFEEYGEEAIRFVKQSILRRKTMDFLIEKAKKEESKCEVS; encoded by the coding sequence TTGCAGAATGTAAATTTAACCTTTAAAGAAGAAAGGTTAAAAGAAGAAATAGATAAATTAATAAAAGAGCTAAAGAAAGAGATTTCTATTCCTGGCTTTAGGAAAGGGAAAGCCCCAACAGAGCTTATAAAGGTTCGTTTTAAAGATTACTTAAAAGCCGAGGGGCTCCAAAAGCTTATTCAGGAAGAAATAGTAGGGATTATTGAAAAATATGAACCTTTTATCTATAGCCCTCCTATGATTAAGAAAGTAGATGAAGATAAAGATGGGATTCATCTTGAGGTTTCTTTAGACGTCCCTCCAGAACTCTCTTTAGACCTTTCGGAGATTGAATTAAAGGGAGATGATGAGGAAATTGACATAAAAGGAGAAATAGAAAAGTTAAGAGAAATAAATAGTGAGTTGAGACCCGTTGAAAGGGAAGTTAGAAAGGGAGATATTGTTACAATCAATTTAAAACTTGGAGAAGAGGAGTTTTCAAATTATACTTTTGAGGTTAGAGAAGATGATTTTTCTAAAAAGCTTTTAGGTTTAAAGGTTTCTGATGGAGAGAAGGAATTGGAAGTAGAGATTCCAGAAGATTTTCCAATAAAAGATTCTAAGAATAAAAAAAGACATGTGAGAATTTGTATTTGTGAAATTAAAGAGAAGGTGAAACCAGAACTTAACGATGATTTTGCTAAGGACCTTGGGTTTAGAAGTCTGGTAGAATTGAAAGAGAGCCTTAAGAGAAATATTCAGGAGGAGAGAAAGAGAAAAGATAAAGAAGATGAATTTGAGGAAGTTATTTTAGATAAGGTCCTCGAAAAAGTGGGGGATTTTGAAGTAAGTCCCGGACTTCTTAATCTAAATCTTTCAAAAGGATTATCTGAAGAAGAGGCTAAGGTTATGGCAAAGAAGTTGTCTATTCTTGATTCAATAGCTCTTAAGGAGAAGATGGAAATTACTGAAGCTGAGCTTGACCAATGGATGGATAGAATTTCGGAATCAGATGAGTTTGAGGAATATGGAGAGGAGGCTATTCGTTTTGTTAAACAATCAATTTTGAGGAGAAAAACTATGGATTTTCTTATTGAAAAAGCGAAAAAGGAGGAATCTAAGTGCGAAGTCAGTTAA